From Drosophila subpulchrella strain 33 F10 #4 breed RU33 unplaced genomic scaffold, RU_Dsub_v1.1 Primary Assembly Seq354, whole genome shotgun sequence, the proteins below share one genomic window:
- the LOC119560629 gene encoding uncharacterized protein LOC119560629 has product MISKVKTWSRSPLIPARDHGSAILPPADRPEPIPEPCEEKPVMGWLLGWEYGRKWLERREDIQRHRNMVSKFGRIPPDFGWWLNQRRPLFVRQQRYRTKAGPRPRKQITAFEVSKQRREAQNRKLMESQAKAQ; this is encoded by the coding sequence ATGATTTCGAAAGTCAAAACCTGGAGCCGTTCACCGCTTATCCCGGCGAGAGATCACGGGTCGGCTATCCTTCCGCCGGCAGATCGGCCGGAACCCATTCCGGAACCATGCGAGGAGAAGCCTGTGATGGGCTGGCTCCTCGGCTGGGAGTACGGAAGGAAGTGGCTGGAGAGGCGCGAGGACATCCAGAGGCACCGGAACATGGTCAGCAAGTTCGGCAGGATTCCGCCAGATTTCGGCTGGTGGCTCAACCAGCGCAGACCGCTCTTCGTGCGCCAACAGCGATACCGGACTAAAGCCGGACCTCGTCCCCGGAAGCAGATCACAGCTTTCGAGGTATCCAAGCAGAGGCGTGAGGCACAGAACCGCAAACTCATGGAGAGTCAGGCGAAAGCCCAGTAG
- the LOC119560805 gene encoding uncharacterized protein LOC119560805 yields the protein MIQKNYWSPAKAFRPESELAKKNIWHKGFQPTYEQEEPQMGLILSWHYGRQWLEERNSHGKETRKKIKTEAKFIPPDYSSWLEKRRLNKTRLQLLRS from the coding sequence ATGATTCAGAAGAACTACTGGAGTCCCGCAAAGGCTTTTCGACCAGAAAGTGAGCTAGCCAAGAAAAATATCTGGCATAAAGGATTTCAGCCAACATACGAGCAGGAGGAGCCCCAAATGGGTCTGATTTTATCCTGGCATTATGGAAGACAGTGGCTGGAAGAGCGTAATTCCCATGGAAAAGAGACTAGGAAAAAGATAAAGACAGAAGCCAAATTCATTCCACCCGACTACAGCAGTTGGCTGGAGAAACGCCGATTAAATAAGACAAGACTACAGCTGTTGAGATCGTGA